In Sandaracinaceae bacterium, the following proteins share a genomic window:
- a CDS encoding alpha/beta hydrolase codes for MRRWRGLKSLIHDAVDATVELVREGHESTSRTVMRVTDEVPPLREPARVVDAVRRLGTSSVLGTIKVVNRSVQVVTDVGLDVALGEYDPEVVPVPLTSSAMSSLHWVGDAALGLVNAAVGDHLHQTDSGLDLSMELRAGDRYVPLTTEALRAALPEATTKVALFVHGMATTEWSWSLKSETYHGDPAANFGSMLQRDLGYTPLFLRYNTGRHISECGRRLALMLDELVRVYPAQPIELTLIGHSMGGLVISSACHYGEADQLPWTANVRRVFYLGSPHQGAPLAHFGHALTGALARVDLPATQILARILERRSAAVHDMRHAPIVDEHWLSDSPLAREALPLPHATHHFMSATMTVDPEHPVGRLMGDLLVRVPSASGPAMASSTFSIDTSHYGGVMHHELQNHPAVYAQLVRLCAGDTSA; via the coding sequence ATGCGACGCTGGCGCGGCCTCAAGTCCCTGATTCACGACGCGGTGGACGCCACCGTCGAGCTGGTGCGCGAAGGGCACGAGTCCACCTCGCGCACGGTGATGCGCGTAACCGACGAGGTCCCGCCCCTGCGCGAGCCCGCGCGTGTCGTGGACGCCGTGCGGCGGCTCGGGACGAGCTCCGTGCTGGGGACCATCAAGGTGGTGAACCGCTCGGTGCAGGTGGTCACGGACGTGGGCCTGGACGTGGCGCTGGGCGAGTACGATCCCGAGGTGGTGCCCGTTCCGCTCACGTCGAGCGCCATGTCGAGCCTGCACTGGGTGGGCGACGCGGCGCTGGGCCTGGTGAACGCGGCCGTGGGGGACCACCTGCACCAGACCGACAGCGGGCTCGACCTGTCGATGGAGCTGCGCGCGGGCGACCGCTACGTGCCGTTGACCACCGAGGCGCTGCGCGCCGCCCTGCCCGAAGCCACCACGAAGGTGGCGCTGTTCGTGCACGGCATGGCCACCACCGAGTGGTCGTGGTCGCTCAAGTCCGAGACCTATCACGGCGACCCGGCCGCCAACTTCGGCAGCATGCTGCAGCGTGACCTGGGCTACACGCCGCTCTTCCTGCGGTACAACACCGGGCGTCACATCTCGGAGTGCGGGCGCCGCCTGGCGCTGATGCTGGACGAGCTGGTGCGCGTGTATCCCGCGCAGCCCATCGAGCTCACGCTCATTGGCCACAGCATGGGAGGCCTGGTGATCAGCAGCGCCTGCCACTACGGCGAGGCCGACCAGCTGCCCTGGACCGCGAACGTGCGCCGTGTGTTCTACCTGGGCTCGCCACACCAGGGGGCGCCGCTCGCGCACTTCGGACACGCGCTGACCGGTGCGCTCGCCCGGGTGGACCTGCCCGCCACGCAGATCCTGGCCCGCATCCTCGAGCGCCGCAGCGCCGCCGTACACGACATGCGCCACGCACCCATCGTGGACGAGCACTGGCTCTCGGATAGTCCCCTCGCGCGGGAGGCGCTGCCCCTGCCGCACGCCACCCACCACTTCATGTCGGCCACCATGACGGTGGACCCCGAGCACCCCGTCGGCCGGCTCATGGGCGACCTGCTGGTGCGCGTGCCCAGCGCCTCTGGTCCCGCCATGGCCAGCAGCACGTTCTCCATCGACACCAGCCACTACGGCGGCGTCATGCACCACGAGCTGCAGAACCACCCGGCGGTGTACGCCCAGCTGGTGCGGCTGTGCGCCGGCGACACGAGCGCTTGA
- a CDS encoding OmpA family protein translates to MRGHRDPRAHPLREQPRRDPAPLLRALNQLAAVIASRPDIRRVSIEGHTDSRGRDQHNLRLSQQRAHAVREYLVAQGIAGDRLASQGFGEERPVESNNTPAGQAANRRVEFVIVEQSGCQD, encoded by the coding sequence TTGCGCGGCCATCGAGATCCGCGAGCGCATCCACTTCGAGAACAACCGCGCCGTGATCCAGCACCGCTCCTTCGGGCTCTGAATCAGCTGGCTGCGGTCATCGCCTCACGCCCGGACATCCGGCGCGTGAGCATCGAGGGCCACACGGACTCGCGCGGCCGCGATCAGCACAACCTGCGGCTCTCGCAGCAGCGCGCCCATGCGGTGCGTGAGTACCTGGTGGCGCAGGGCATCGCCGGGGACCGCCTGGCGTCGCAGGGCTTCGGCGAAGAGCGCCCCGTGGAGTCCAACAACACCCCCGCCGGCCAGGCCGCCAACCGGCGCGTGGAGTTCGTCATCGTCGAGCAGTCGGGCTGTCAGGACTGA
- a CDS encoding GMC family oxidoreductase, which yields MSGSTQSLADVAGKSVVEDSADVVIIGSGAAGATAARVLTAAGLDVVVIEEGHAIPRDGFRQDAYSAFKGLWRDFGFQAARGRVLMPILQGRAVGGTTVINGAIMHRLPEKVHAAWERDGAIDDLLSYPGLEATFDQLDRELSVGPAPEAVLGQNNALMRAGVAGIGAKGNLILRNVKDCEGSARCGQGCPNGRKQSMHLTYIPQAIAAGARVYAACRVSKVEIRGGKAVAVLGEFRDPTGDARGPRIRVVAKRAVLLAASAIQTPVLLMKSGVRGGQVGRRFQSHPGTSVMGVFDDKVNMFFGATQGYETTHFWDERMKFESVSVPPEIAATRLPGFGADLQARLARVGHVAQWGVQVRAEAHGRVRPGITGGASVSYDLTNADVARYRLGVKRLVEMMFAAGASEVWPGVHGLPTRLTSPDQARALDTLDDDPRRFHFIAAHLFGTAAMHRDPRAGVVRPDGRCHAVDGLYVVDSSLFPTNLGVNPQHTICAIAWKIAERIAQ from the coding sequence ATGAGCGGCAGCACGCAGAGCCTGGCCGATGTGGCTGGCAAGTCCGTCGTGGAAGACAGCGCCGACGTCGTCATCATCGGCAGCGGCGCGGCGGGCGCCACCGCGGCGCGCGTGCTCACCGCAGCGGGCCTCGACGTGGTGGTGATCGAAGAGGGCCACGCCATCCCGCGCGACGGATTTCGCCAGGACGCCTACTCGGCGTTCAAGGGGTTGTGGCGCGACTTCGGCTTCCAGGCGGCACGGGGGCGCGTGCTGATGCCCATCCTGCAGGGGCGCGCGGTGGGCGGCACCACGGTGATCAACGGCGCCATCATGCACCGGCTCCCCGAGAAGGTGCACGCGGCGTGGGAGCGCGACGGCGCCATCGATGACCTGCTGAGCTACCCGGGCCTCGAGGCCACCTTCGACCAGCTGGACCGTGAGCTGTCGGTGGGGCCCGCCCCCGAAGCCGTGCTGGGCCAGAACAACGCGCTCATGCGCGCGGGGGTGGCGGGCATCGGGGCCAAGGGCAACCTCATCCTGCGCAACGTGAAGGACTGCGAGGGCAGCGCGCGCTGCGGACAGGGCTGCCCCAACGGGCGCAAGCAGAGCATGCACCTGACGTACATTCCGCAGGCCATCGCCGCGGGCGCGCGCGTGTATGCCGCGTGTCGCGTCTCGAAGGTGGAGATCCGTGGCGGCAAGGCCGTGGCGGTGCTGGGGGAGTTCCGCGACCCCACGGGTGACGCGCGCGGGCCACGCATTCGCGTGGTGGCCAAGCGCGCCGTGCTGCTGGCGGCCAGCGCCATCCAGACGCCCGTGCTGCTCATGAAGAGCGGCGTGCGCGGTGGCCAGGTGGGGCGGCGCTTCCAGTCGCACCCAGGCACCAGCGTCATGGGCGTGTTCGACGACAAGGTGAACATGTTCTTCGGGGCCACGCAGGGCTACGAGACCACGCACTTCTGGGACGAGCGCATGAAGTTCGAGAGCGTATCCGTGCCGCCCGAGATCGCGGCCACGCGCCTCCCGGGCTTCGGCGCCGACCTGCAAGCACGGCTCGCGCGCGTGGGGCACGTGGCCCAGTGGGGCGTGCAGGTGCGCGCCGAGGCCCACGGGCGCGTTCGCCCCGGCATCACCGGCGGCGCGAGTGTCAGCTACGACCTGACCAACGCGGACGTGGCGCGCTACCGCCTGGGCGTGAAGCGGCTGGTGGAGATGATGTTCGCGGCAGGCGCCAGCGAAGTGTGGCCGGGTGTGCACGGGCTGCCCACGCGGCTCACGTCGCCGGACCAAGCCCGCGCCCTCGACACGCTGGACGACGACCCGCGCCGCTTTCACTTCATCGCGGCGCACCTGTTCGGGACCGCGGCGATGCACCGCGACCCGCGTGCTGGGGTGGTGCGTCCGGATGGCCGCTGCCACGCCGTGGATGGTCTCTACGTGGTGGACTCGTCGCTCTTCCCGACCAACCTGGGCGTGAATCCACAGCACACCATCTGCGCCATCGCCTGGAAGATCGCCGAGCGCATCGCGCAGTAG
- a CDS encoding MFS transporter: protein MQARPEHQETPAGKTLVIVGIIALAFNLRPAAVSVGPVLQEIIRDMHMSATVAGLLTAMPVIAFSSFGALAPGLARRMGAHRLTLAALVLVVLGLLVRAQTSSTPVFLALSFVGLSGMATANVLLPSLVRVHFPNRVGQMTAVYTTSMAIGLTAASVLTVPVADRVAGEGWRAGLGVWALTALLAVLPWLGLARSDAQTAGPAHAVRLRDVARTRLGWAMAAFFGLQSLQAYAIFGWFAQVYRDAGFSPEVAGLLLGLITAIGIPLSFWVPSRAARMTDQRPLLVGLILCYPLGYLGLMLAPVAGAVLWAVVIGVASAVFPLALTLIGLRARTSEGTAALSGFTQSVGYLLAIVGPLGVGVLYDLTGGWVLPLAALIGLSFLQLLAGLAVARPANIEDQLRPGPLLAPI, encoded by the coding sequence ATGCAAGCGCGCCCCGAGCACCAAGAGACCCCCGCAGGGAAGACGCTCGTCATCGTGGGCATCATCGCGCTGGCCTTCAACCTGCGCCCCGCCGCCGTGAGCGTGGGCCCGGTGTTGCAAGAGATCATTCGCGACATGCACATGTCCGCCACCGTGGCGGGGTTGCTCACGGCCATGCCCGTCATCGCGTTCTCGAGCTTCGGCGCGCTGGCGCCCGGGCTGGCGCGCCGCATGGGTGCGCACCGTCTCACGCTCGCGGCCCTGGTGCTCGTGGTGCTGGGCCTGCTCGTGCGCGCCCAGACCAGCAGCACGCCAGTGTTCCTCGCGCTGTCGTTCGTGGGGCTGTCGGGGATGGCCACCGCCAACGTGCTGCTGCCGTCGCTCGTGCGGGTGCACTTCCCCAACCGCGTGGGGCAGATGACCGCCGTCTACACCACCTCGATGGCCATCGGCCTGACGGCCGCCTCGGTGCTCACGGTCCCCGTCGCGGACCGCGTGGCAGGGGAGGGCTGGCGCGCTGGGCTCGGTGTCTGGGCGCTGACCGCGCTGCTGGCGGTGCTGCCCTGGCTCGGGCTGGCCCGCAGCGACGCGCAGACCGCCGGTCCTGCGCACGCCGTTCGCCTCCGCGACGTGGCGCGCACCCGCTTGGGCTGGGCCATGGCAGCGTTCTTCGGCCTCCAGTCGTTGCAGGCGTACGCCATCTTCGGTTGGTTCGCGCAGGTGTATCGCGACGCCGGGTTCTCCCCCGAAGTAGCCGGCTTGCTGCTGGGCCTGATCACGGCCATCGGCATCCCGCTGTCGTTCTGGGTGCCGTCGCGGGCCGCGCGCATGACCGACCAGCGTCCGCTGCTGGTGGGCCTGATCCTCTGCTACCCGCTGGGCTACCTGGGGCTCATGCTCGCGCCAGTGGCAGGCGCTGTGCTGTGGGCCGTGGTCATCGGCGTCGCCAGCGCGGTCTTCCCGCTCGCGCTCACGTTGATTGGCCTGCGCGCGCGCACCAGCGAAGGGACCGCCGCGCTCTCGGGCTTCACGCAGTCGGTGGGCTACCTTCTCGCCATCGTCGGGCCGCTCGGCGTGGGCGTGCTCTACGACCTCACCGGGGGCTGGGTGCTGCCGCTCGCTGCGCTCATCGGGCTCTCCTTCCTCCAGCTGCTCGCTGGGCTGGCCGTCGCGCGTCCGGCCAACATCGAAGACCAGCTTCGTCCGGGACCTTTGCTCGCTCCCATTTGA
- a CDS encoding GTP cyclohydrolase I yields MTDPEKPPSDDSRPPVSAEIRARIVSARQRFHANDNISAFLEPGDLEALLDEVAEKMQGVLESLVIDTESDHNTRETSRRVAKMYLTEVFRGRYAAAPPVTEFPNAAYLNELMIVGPITVRSACSHHFCPIMGRLWIGLMPNEHSNLIGLSKYSRLSEWIMSRPQIQEEAITQLADVLMNKVTPDGLAVVMEADHFCMHWRGVKDDATKMINSVMRGSFLKDAALRREFLSLINLKN; encoded by the coding sequence ATGACCGACCCCGAAAAGCCACCTTCTGATGACTCGCGCCCACCGGTCTCCGCCGAGATCCGCGCCCGCATCGTGAGCGCGCGGCAGCGCTTCCATGCCAACGACAACATCTCCGCGTTCCTCGAGCCGGGCGACCTCGAGGCGCTCCTCGACGAGGTGGCGGAGAAGATGCAGGGCGTGCTCGAGAGCCTGGTCATCGACACCGAGAGCGACCACAACACGCGCGAGACGTCGCGGCGCGTGGCCAAGATGTACCTCACCGAGGTGTTCCGCGGGCGCTACGCGGCAGCTCCGCCCGTGACCGAGTTCCCGAACGCGGCGTACCTCAACGAGCTCATGATCGTGGGCCCCATCACCGTGCGCAGCGCGTGCAGCCACCACTTTTGTCCCATCATGGGCCGGCTGTGGATTGGGCTCATGCCCAACGAGCACTCCAACCTGATTGGGCTCTCCAAGTACTCGCGCCTCAGCGAGTGGATCATGTCGCGCCCGCAGATCCAGGAAGAGGCCATCACGCAGCTGGCCGACGTGCTCATGAACAAGGTCACCCCCGACGGCCTCGCCGTGGTCATGGAGGCGGACCACTTCTGCATGCACTGGCGCGGCGTCAAGGACGACGCCACCAAGATGATCAACAGCGTGATGCGCGGCTCGTTCCTGAAGGACGCCGCGCTCCGCCGCGAATTCCTGTCGCTCATCAACTTGAAGAACTGA
- a CDS encoding CDP-alcohol phosphatidyltransferase family protein, which translates to MTEPVERFLPKPVLVDTLETRLGRAIPVHPHVLSALKLLVVTPLIAAGLLGGVEALRSTGAVIGLFCAFGVLDALDGIVARAHGLDTDAGRMVDRLTDLPLLLIVGVASFSVLPPGLVVAKLALDVLSLVLFVVKRRTTENRVRTTLTDATILAMLLLSLGRLDALVTRELVSALLLANVGFTALVVLFQLGVLQKRFIADALSGANALCGVASIYFASQQKIEASLLLLLVGAAFDGLDGAAARKWGGTRFGVYSDDIADGINYAIAPGVALAYGVGGTEGIVVGAVYSTLTISRLVFFTLNKDGSDPNYFAGVPSTIGGLVALSSLLLFRESPSLVGLFVGIAAVLMVSFDSAYRHLGRMIFAASRAKTLVGLVAAVVLVGGGALFGVRVPAAIILAGSLAYGFLPQVARFRALLAKKA; encoded by the coding sequence ATGACCGAGCCCGTCGAACGCTTCCTTCCCAAGCCCGTGTTGGTGGACACGCTCGAGACCCGTCTCGGCCGCGCCATCCCGGTGCACCCGCACGTGCTGTCCGCCCTCAAGCTCCTGGTGGTCACGCCGCTGATCGCCGCGGGGCTCCTGGGAGGTGTCGAGGCGCTGCGCAGCACCGGCGCGGTCATCGGGCTGTTCTGCGCCTTCGGCGTGCTGGACGCGCTCGACGGCATCGTGGCGCGCGCGCACGGCTTGGACACGGACGCTGGTCGCATGGTGGACCGCCTCACCGACTTGCCGCTGCTCCTCATCGTGGGCGTGGCGTCGTTTTCGGTGCTGCCGCCCGGGCTGGTGGTCGCCAAGCTGGCGCTCGACGTGCTGTCGCTGGTGCTGTTCGTGGTGAAGCGCCGCACCACCGAGAACCGCGTCCGAACCACCCTCACGGACGCCACCATCCTGGCCATGCTCCTGCTGTCGCTGGGGCGCCTGGACGCGTTGGTCACGCGTGAGCTGGTCAGCGCGCTGCTCCTCGCGAACGTGGGCTTCACCGCGCTGGTGGTGCTGTTCCAGCTGGGCGTGCTGCAGAAGCGCTTCATCGCCGATGCGCTCTCGGGGGCCAACGCGCTGTGCGGCGTGGCCTCCATCTACTTCGCGTCCCAGCAGAAGATCGAGGCCAGCCTGCTCCTGTTGTTGGTGGGCGCCGCGTTCGACGGCCTCGACGGGGCTGCCGCGCGCAAGTGGGGCGGCACGCGCTTCGGGGTCTACTCGGACGACATCGCCGATGGAATCAACTACGCCATCGCGCCGGGCGTGGCGCTGGCCTACGGTGTGGGCGGCACGGAGGGCATCGTGGTGGGCGCGGTCTACTCCACCCTCACCATCTCGCGCTTGGTGTTCTTCACCCTGAACAAAGACGGCTCGGACCCCAACTACTTCGCGGGCGTCCCCTCCACCATCGGCGGGTTGGTGGCGCTGTCGTCGCTCCTGTTGTTCCGCGAGTCGCCTTCGCTGGTGGGGCTCTTCGTGGGCATCGCGGCGGTGCTCATGGTCTCGTTCGATTCGGCGTACCGGCACCTGGGGCGGATGATCTTCGCTGCCTCGCGGGCCAAGACGCTGGTGGGCCTGGTGGCGGCCGTGGTGCTCGTGGGCGGCGGCGCGCTCTTCGGGGTGCGGGTGCCGGCAGCCATCATCTTGGCCGGCAGCCTGGCCTATGGCTTCCTCCCGCAGGTGGCCCGCTTCCGCGCGCTGCTGGCGAAGAAGGCATAG
- a CDS encoding FadR family transcriptional regulator, producing the protein MSPRRPDVPIEPSTRTLPDRLADELIARIFTGELAPNERLSPERTLAEELGVDRTSLRVALRQLSRMNLLRATQGSGITVLDYRRHAGIDFLAAVLEVPGLELGGAFLLEALDQWNVMMPRFVASALADAQPEHLREIDAFFEAQLRALDGTTDAVLDQVTELEIALQDRMVDLLGDVTLRLVANSTRGIRRKLTRLQFGLVDARAQCASQRAMFNGAITSPLPPEVLINAHAAYLSAHHQALRAHILTLPQQPYRTSSWTRAAH; encoded by the coding sequence ATGTCCCCCCGCCGCCCCGACGTCCCGATCGAGCCGAGCACCCGCACGCTGCCCGACCGTCTGGCCGACGAGCTGATCGCCCGTATTTTCACGGGTGAACTGGCCCCGAACGAGCGCTTGTCGCCAGAGCGGACGCTGGCCGAGGAGCTGGGCGTGGACCGGACGTCGCTGCGCGTGGCCCTCCGCCAGCTGTCGCGCATGAACCTGCTGCGCGCCACGCAGGGCTCGGGCATCACGGTGCTGGACTACCGGCGCCACGCGGGCATCGACTTCCTGGCCGCCGTGTTGGAGGTGCCGGGGCTCGAGCTGGGTGGGGCGTTCCTGCTCGAGGCGCTCGACCAGTGGAACGTCATGATGCCGCGCTTCGTGGCCTCGGCCCTAGCGGATGCCCAGCCCGAGCACCTGCGGGAGATCGACGCGTTCTTCGAGGCGCAGCTGCGCGCGCTGGACGGCACCACGGACGCTGTGCTGGACCAGGTGACCGAGCTCGAGATAGCCCTGCAGGACCGCATGGTGGACCTGCTGGGCGACGTCACGCTGCGGCTCGTGGCCAACTCCACGCGCGGCATCCGGCGCAAGCTCACGCGCCTGCAGTTCGGTCTCGTGGACGCGCGCGCCCAGTGCGCTTCGCAGCGGGCCATGTTCAACGGCGCCATCACCTCGCCGCTGCCGCCCGAGGTGCTGATCAACGCGCACGCCGCCTACCTGAGCGCGCACCACCAGGCGCTGCGCGCGCACATCCTGACCCTCCCGCAGCAACCGTACCGCACCTCCTCCTGGACCCGCGCCGCCCACTGA
- a CDS encoding thrombospondin type 3 repeat-containing protein, with product MKRRNESRRRLLGTAALLALALSVLVLGPRQALAQERFDPQFFHPSITQRSNAAGVWSADVLPNASFELGLLGHYESQPLVVRSADGSRIYSVIDRQASVHLLAGVGIAGRLELGIDVPVIVMQRGDTIPTIPNFDLDASDAGAGAGDVRFAAKLQFFTTHTDESPGGTALALVVEVFFPTGNQDMFQGEGWRFSPTLVFDGVTENRHRISLSAGYTHRSDLESAGLSVGGTFDWGFAVQFRSQYVHVVPEIRGSIVVAAEDLDYEEMPVETALNFRFLPVPQLQIQVGGGVGLFQGVGSPDYRVMFGLSWLQVPDGDRDGDGIRNASDACPDVAEDMDQFQDEDGCPDLDNDSDGIPDTADACPNDPEDGDGFEDEDGCPDPDNDEDRILDADDRCPNVAEDHDGFEDEDGCVELDNDGDGIVDGVDECPLEAEDMDGFEDRNGCPDPDNDRDTILDGVDTCPLEPEDMNGVHDDDGCPEVDTDGDGLLDPRDTCPHEPEDRDHFQDEDGCPDPDNDADGILDPRDRCPLQPEVMNGFEDEDGCPDESVITVTCAAIEIRERIHFENNRAVIQHRSFGL from the coding sequence ATGAAGAGGCGAAACGAATCCCGCCGCCGGCTCCTGGGCACAGCGGCGCTGCTCGCGCTCGCCCTCTCGGTGTTGGTGCTCGGCCCGCGGCAGGCGCTGGCCCAAGAGCGCTTCGACCCGCAGTTCTTCCACCCCAGCATCACGCAGCGCAGCAACGCCGCGGGCGTCTGGTCGGCCGACGTGCTGCCCAACGCGTCGTTCGAGCTGGGCCTGCTGGGTCACTACGAGTCGCAGCCGCTGGTGGTGCGCAGCGCGGACGGAAGCCGCATCTACTCGGTCATCGATCGCCAGGCCAGCGTGCACCTGCTGGCGGGCGTGGGCATCGCCGGCCGGCTCGAGCTGGGCATCGACGTGCCGGTCATCGTCATGCAGCGCGGCGACACCATCCCCACCATCCCCAACTTCGACCTGGATGCGTCGGACGCGGGGGCGGGGGCAGGCGACGTGCGCTTTGCCGCCAAGCTCCAGTTCTTCACCACGCACACGGACGAGTCTCCCGGGGGCACCGCGCTCGCGCTGGTGGTGGAGGTCTTCTTCCCCACCGGCAATCAGGACATGTTCCAGGGCGAGGGCTGGCGCTTCTCGCCCACGCTGGTGTTCGACGGCGTCACCGAGAACCGCCACCGCATCTCGCTCAGCGCGGGCTACACGCACCGCAGCGACCTCGAGTCGGCGGGGCTCAGCGTGGGCGGCACGTTCGACTGGGGCTTCGCGGTGCAGTTCCGCAGCCAGTACGTGCACGTGGTGCCCGAGATCCGTGGGTCTATCGTGGTGGCCGCCGAGGACCTCGACTACGAGGAGATGCCGGTCGAGACCGCGCTCAACTTCCGCTTCCTGCCCGTGCCGCAGCTGCAGATTCAGGTCGGCGGCGGGGTGGGGCTCTTCCAGGGCGTGGGCTCGCCGGACTACCGCGTGATGTTCGGCCTCAGCTGGCTGCAGGTGCCGGATGGCGACCGCGACGGCGACGGGATCCGCAACGCGAGCGACGCGTGCCCGGACGTGGCCGAGGACATGGACCAGTTCCAGGACGAAGACGGCTGTCCGGACCTGGACAACGACAGCGACGGCATCCCCGACACGGCGGACGCCTGCCCGAACGACCCGGAGGACGGCGACGGCTTCGAGGACGAGGACGGCTGCCCCGACCCGGACAATGACGAAGATCGCATCCTGGATGCGGACGACCGCTGCCCCAACGTCGCGGAGGACCACGACGGCTTCGAGGACGAAGACGGCTGCGTGGAGCTCGACAACGACGGCGACGGCATCGTGGACGGGGTGGACGAGTGTCCGCTCGAGGCCGAGGACATGGACGGCTTCGAGGACCGCAACGGCTGCCCGGATCCGGACAACGACCGCGACACCATCTTGGATGGCGTGGACACCTGCCCGCTCGAGCCCGAGGACATGAACGGCGTGCACGACGACGACGGCTGCCCCGAGGTGGACACCGACGGTGACGGCCTGCTCGACCCGCGCGACACCTGCCCGCACGAGCCCGAGGACCGCGACCACTTCCAAGACGAAGACGGCTGTCCGGACCCGGACAACGACGCCGACGGCATCTTGGACCCGCGCGACCGCTGCCCGCTGCAGCCCGAGGTGATGAACGGCTTCGAGGACGAGGATGGCTGCCCCGACGAGAGCGTCATCACCGTGACTTGCGCGGCCATCGAGATCCGCGAGCGCATCCACTTCGAGAACAACCGCGCCGTGATCCAGCACCGCTCCTTCGGGCTCTGA
- a CDS encoding BLUF domain-containing protein, giving the protein MLVRCLYASRAAAPLTPAVMDSILEQSRRNNQKSGITGMLCMSDDVFIQVLEGGRDAVCELYSNIVKDTRHTQVRLLVYEEITERRFGHWTMGHVNIAKVNVALLLKYSEKATLDPFASSGRATMALLDELVATAAIVHRGN; this is encoded by the coding sequence ATGCTCGTACGTTGTCTCTACGCCAGCCGCGCCGCCGCTCCCCTCACCCCGGCCGTCATGGACTCGATCCTCGAGCAGTCCCGCCGCAACAACCAGAAGTCGGGCATCACGGGCATGCTCTGCATGAGCGACGATGTCTTCATCCAGGTGCTGGAGGGCGGCCGCGACGCGGTCTGCGAGCTCTACAGCAACATCGTGAAGGACACGCGTCACACGCAGGTGCGCCTCCTGGTGTACGAGGAGATCACCGAGCGTCGCTTCGGTCACTGGACCATGGGCCACGTGAACATCGCCAAGGTGAACGTCGCCCTGCTCCTCAAGTACTCCGAGAAGGCCACCTTGGACCCGTTCGCGTCTTCCGGGCGCGCCACCATGGCGCTGCTCGACGAGCTAGTGGCCACGGCCGCCATCGTTCACCGCGGGAACTAG
- a CDS encoding alpha/beta hydrolase, with product MCSLLGAQRRALLCGCLLVALGCEAPVERRVQYDERFERNQMDLYLPGDGAVGRPAILTVHGGAWTYFDNRSYRSIARRFARSGYVVGNINYRLVPDGVFPNSVHDVGCALAYLQNHADELGLDPTRIAVMGYSAGAHLATLVAVEPGDPLLVPDCAEGAPMKPAAVVSGAGPTDMRGLRDADLVRRFMGGREEDIPELYALASPVEHASPDDPPTLFVHGRWDLFVPIEQSRTMRDLLRAEGVEANLLELSGTGHVFNPNDDASSLGIALSNDSPEAWAVILDFLDRHIGQP from the coding sequence ATGTGTTCTCTCCTGGGTGCTCAGCGACGCGCGCTGCTCTGCGGTTGCCTCCTCGTCGCGCTGGGCTGTGAAGCCCCCGTGGAGCGCCGCGTGCAGTACGACGAGCGCTTCGAGCGCAACCAAATGGACCTCTACCTGCCCGGCGACGGCGCGGTGGGGCGGCCAGCCATCCTCACGGTGCACGGCGGCGCCTGGACGTACTTCGACAACCGCAGCTACCGCAGCATCGCGCGGCGCTTCGCGCGCTCGGGCTACGTGGTGGGCAACATCAACTACCGGCTGGTGCCAGACGGTGTGTTCCCCAACTCGGTGCACGACGTGGGCTGCGCCCTCGCTTACCTGCAGAACCACGCGGACGAGCTGGGCCTCGACCCCACGCGCATCGCCGTCATGGGCTACTCGGCCGGGGCGCACCTCGCCACGTTGGTGGCTGTCGAGCCCGGTGACCCACTGCTGGTGCCGGACTGCGCCGAGGGCGCACCCATGAAGCCTGCCGCCGTGGTGAGCGGCGCGGGGCCCACGGACATGCGCGGGCTGAGGGACGCCGACCTGGTGCGCCGCTTCATGGGTGGACGCGAGGAGGACATCCCCGAGCTCTACGCGCTGGCGTCTCCGGTGGAGCACGCCTCGCCAGACGACCCACCCACGCTCTTCGTGCATGGCCGCTGGGACTTGTTCGTGCCCATCGAGCAGAGCCGCACCATGCGGGACCTGCTGCGCGCCGAGGGCGTGGAGGCCAACCTGCTGGAGCTCTCCGGAACGGGGCACGTGTTCAACCCGAACGACGACGCATCGTCGCTCGGTATCGCGCTCTCGAACGACTCGCCCGAGGCCTGGGCGGTCATCCTGGACTTCCTCGACCGCCACATCGGACAACCATGA
- a CDS encoding TetR/AcrR family transcriptional regulator encodes MARLSNKAKLLAAAGDFDLRLPDLRDQPKAQAGRVLIEHFLARWDGDDGLEAMLRAAVTDTAVRARLLETFSAQIVPVVASLTGDTEPAVAERSGLVATQLLGLALCRYVLELHSVVSLEHDQIVKRIGPTIQAYLFDA; translated from the coding sequence GTGGCGCGGCTCAGCAACAAGGCCAAGCTTCTGGCTGCGGCGGGGGACTTCGACCTGCGCCTGCCGGATCTTCGTGACCAACCGAAGGCCCAGGCCGGCCGCGTGCTCATCGAGCACTTCCTGGCTCGCTGGGATGGCGACGACGGCCTCGAGGCCATGCTGCGGGCGGCCGTCACGGACACGGCGGTGCGAGCGCGTCTGCTCGAGACCTTCTCGGCCCAGATCGTCCCCGTCGTGGCGTCGCTCACGGGGGACACGGAGCCGGCGGTGGCCGAGCGTTCGGGGCTGGTGGCCACGCAGCTGCTGGGGCTCGCGCTCTGTCGCTACGTGCTCGAGCTCCACAGCGTGGTGTCGCTCGAGCACGACCAGATCGTAAAGCGCATCGGGCCCACCATTCAGGCGTATCTTTTCGACGCCTAG